A stretch of Longimicrobium terrae DNA encodes these proteins:
- a CDS encoding HD domain-containing phosphohydrolase: protein MSDPVRFLTAMAQAIATMSLYADLHPARKRALDAAYGPLAELQSSIPRQSFTFLGDEVLHGAQPLHELRRWEWSARLVAAGVQRLEFDEPVSREELEGLLDELLARLTLSAVDSPEMRQMRRTRIRIGMVGVRDDTRAEPEPDAAPLHYSLMDEVQAVRWMNADVEQMRPVPVAEAEAVVRSLSVAMHGDQQMILPLLRLRDHDEYTTTHSMNVAVLTMALSEYLGFPQTDVRAFGVAGLLHDIGKVRIPRDILNKPGKLTEAERAVINQHPVDGARLLLDTERNLETAAVVAYEHHLMHDGGGYPSLYYCRSCHSASRLAHVCDVYDALRTHRPYRDAWTSARVLQYITDRAGTEFDPDVATAFVSMMGKWEHRIAVLEDERQPVRAPASPPAMDPPPAIVPEMETAAPAA, encoded by the coding sequence GTGAGCGATCCCGTCCGTTTTCTGACGGCCATGGCGCAGGCGATTGCCACCATGTCCCTGTACGCCGACCTGCATCCCGCGCGCAAGCGTGCCCTGGACGCGGCGTATGGGCCGCTGGCAGAGCTGCAGTCCTCCATCCCCCGCCAGTCCTTCACCTTTCTGGGGGATGAGGTGCTGCATGGCGCGCAGCCGCTGCACGAGCTTCGCCGGTGGGAGTGGAGCGCGCGGCTGGTGGCGGCCGGGGTGCAGCGGCTGGAGTTCGACGAGCCGGTGTCGCGAGAGGAATTGGAAGGGCTGCTGGATGAACTGCTGGCGCGCCTCACCCTTTCCGCCGTGGACTCGCCGGAGATGCGGCAGATGCGCCGGACGCGCATCCGCATCGGCATGGTGGGGGTGCGCGACGACACGCGGGCGGAGCCGGAGCCGGATGCCGCGCCGCTGCACTACTCGCTGATGGACGAGGTTCAGGCGGTACGCTGGATGAACGCGGACGTGGAGCAGATGCGCCCCGTTCCCGTGGCCGAGGCGGAGGCCGTCGTCCGCTCGCTTTCCGTGGCCATGCACGGCGACCAGCAGATGATTCTGCCCCTGCTGCGCCTGCGCGATCACGACGAGTACACGACGACGCATTCGATGAACGTCGCCGTGCTGACGATGGCGCTTTCCGAGTATCTGGGCTTTCCGCAGACGGACGTGCGGGCATTCGGCGTGGCGGGGCTGCTGCACGACATCGGCAAGGTGCGCATTCCGCGCGATATCCTGAACAAGCCGGGCAAGCTGACGGAGGCGGAGCGCGCCGTCATCAACCAGCACCCGGTGGACGGGGCGCGGCTGCTGCTGGACACGGAGCGCAACCTGGAAACGGCGGCGGTGGTGGCGTACGAGCATCACCTGATGCACGACGGGGGCGGCTACCCTTCCCTGTACTACTGCCGTTCCTGCCACTCCGCCAGCCGACTCGCGCACGTGTGCGACGTGTACGACGCGCTGCGCACGCACCGCCCCTACCGCGACGCGTGGACCTCCGCCCGGGTGCTGCAGTACATCACCGACCGCGCGGGAACGGAGTTCGATCCGGACGTGGCCACCGCGTTCGTGAGCATGATGGGAAAGTGGGAGCACCGCATCGCCGTGCTGGAGGATGAACGGCAGCCCGTCCGCGCGCCCGCGTCCCCGCCCGCGATGGACCCGCCGCCAGCCATCGTCCCGGAGATGGAGACCGCCGCGCCGGCCGCGTAG
- a CDS encoding low temperature requirement protein A — protein sequence MTGRRSRWLRPPALRNAEDTGERHATWMELFYDLVFVAAVSQIGRMLHHHTGAASVLATAALFVPIWWSWIGTTFYSDRFDTDDLSDRLLVLAQMVAAVTMAIHVHGALDGGGRAFALAYASGRCFLVVQYFLAMRHVPDARGLARRFAGGFALAAGIWAASALVEPPLRFWLWGLALMVDIGTPITSGRLHADVPTSRTHLPERFGLFMLIVLGESIVGVVSALATDAPSATAVRTGVMGMLMAFGLWWIYFENLDGAAVHAVREEGRTGRYHLWLYAHLPLAAGLTATAAGIRLAVTTRSTAAVDPADRWILCGGYALCLLGIGLVNLGEPGAEGQRRSRRKLMWRLAGAGGALAVGALTTGERPGIVAGALAVIGIAQIITDPPNWRHHEQALEIGGE from the coding sequence ATGACGGGGCGGCGTTCCCGCTGGCTGCGGCCTCCCGCTCTGCGCAACGCCGAGGACACGGGGGAGCGCCACGCCACGTGGATGGAGCTGTTCTATGACCTGGTTTTCGTCGCGGCGGTGTCGCAGATCGGGAGGATGCTGCACCACCACACCGGCGCCGCCAGCGTCCTGGCCACGGCGGCGCTGTTCGTCCCCATCTGGTGGTCGTGGATCGGTACGACGTTCTATTCGGACCGGTTCGACACGGACGACCTGAGCGACCGGCTGCTGGTGCTGGCGCAGATGGTGGCGGCGGTGACGATGGCCATCCACGTTCACGGCGCGCTGGACGGCGGCGGGCGGGCGTTCGCGCTGGCGTACGCGTCGGGACGATGCTTTCTGGTGGTGCAGTACTTTCTGGCCATGCGGCACGTCCCCGATGCGCGCGGGCTGGCGCGGCGGTTCGCGGGCGGGTTCGCGCTGGCCGCGGGGATCTGGGCCGCATCCGCGCTGGTGGAGCCGCCGCTGCGCTTCTGGCTGTGGGGACTGGCGCTGATGGTGGACATCGGCACGCCCATCACCAGCGGACGGCTGCACGCGGACGTCCCCACCAGCCGCACGCACCTGCCGGAGCGCTTCGGGCTCTTCATGCTCATCGTGCTGGGCGAATCCATCGTGGGCGTGGTGTCGGCGCTGGCGACGGACGCGCCGAGCGCCACCGCGGTGCGCACCGGGGTGATGGGGATGCTGATGGCGTTCGGGCTCTGGTGGATCTACTTCGAGAACCTGGACGGCGCGGCGGTGCACGCCGTGCGCGAAGAAGGGCGCACCGGGCGATACCACCTGTGGCTGTACGCGCACCTGCCGCTGGCCGCCGGGCTCACGGCGACCGCCGCGGGGATCCGCCTCGCTGTCACCACGCGATCCACCGCCGCGGTGGACCCGGCGGACCGATGGATTCTGTGCGGCGGCTACGCGCTTTGTCTGCTGGGGATCGGCCTGGTGAACCTGGGCGAGCCCGGCGCGGAAGGGCAGCGGCGCTCGCGGCGCAAGCTGATGTGGCGGCTGGCGGGTGCCGGTGGGGCGCTGGCCGTGGGCGCGCTCACGACGGGCGAGCGGCCGGGGATCGTGGCGGGCGCGCTGGCGGTGATCGGGATCGCGCAGATCATCACCGATCCGCCCAACTGGCGGCACCACGAGCAGGCGCTGGAGATCGGGGGCGAGTAG